Proteins co-encoded in one Klebsiella michiganensis genomic window:
- a CDS encoding sugar ABC transporter ATP-binding protein, whose amino-acid sequence MATLIAKNLAKAYKGRRVVEDVSLTVKSGEIVGLLGPNGAGKTTTFYMVVGIVPRDAGNIIIDEEDISLLPLHARARRGIGYLPQEASIFRRLSVFDNLMAVLQIRDDLTSEQREDRANELMEEFHISHLRNNLGQSLSGGERRRVEIARALAANPKFILLDEPFAGVDPISVIDIKRIIEHLRDSGLGVLITDHNVRETLAVCERAYIVSQGHLIAHGTPEEILEDEQVKRVYLGEEFRL is encoded by the coding sequence ATGGCAACTTTAATTGCGAAAAACCTGGCCAAAGCCTACAAAGGCCGCCGCGTAGTCGAAGACGTCAGCCTGACCGTTAAATCGGGTGAAATCGTCGGCTTACTCGGGCCAAACGGCGCCGGGAAAACCACGACGTTCTACATGGTGGTGGGTATCGTGCCACGCGATGCAGGCAATATCATTATCGATGAAGAAGATATCAGCCTGCTGCCGCTGCATGCTCGCGCACGTCGCGGCATCGGTTATTTGCCGCAGGAAGCGTCCATTTTCCGCCGCCTGAGCGTGTTTGATAACCTGATGGCAGTGCTGCAGATTCGTGACGATCTCACCTCGGAGCAGCGCGAAGACCGTGCCAACGAGCTGATGGAAGAATTCCACATCTCGCACCTGCGTAATAACCTCGGGCAGTCACTGTCCGGCGGTGAACGTCGCCGTGTTGAAATCGCGCGCGCGCTAGCGGCAAACCCCAAATTCATTTTGCTGGATGAACCCTTTGCCGGGGTTGATCCTATTTCCGTCATTGATATCAAACGCATTATTGAGCACCTGCGCGACAGCGGCCTCGGCGTATTGATTACTGACCATAACGTCCGCGAAACGCTGGCCGTCTGCGAACGCGCCTATATCGTTAGTCAAGGGCACCTGATTGCCCACGGTACACCGGAAGAAATCCTTGAAGACGAGCAAGTTAAGCGAGTCTATCTGGGCGAAGAGTTCAGACTCTGA
- a CDS encoding RNA polymerase factor sigma-54 (sigma factors are initiation factors that promote the attachment of RNA polymerase to specific initiation sites and are then released; sigma 54 factor is responsible for the expression of enzymes involved in nitrogen assimilation and metabolism; the rhizobia often have 2 copies of this sigma factor; in Rhizobium etli RpoN1 shown to be involved in the assimilation of several nitrogen and carbon sources during free-living aerobic growth and RpoN2 is involved in symbiotic nitrogen fixation; in Bradyrhizobium both RpoN1 and N2 are functional in free-living and symbiotic conditions, rpoN1 gene was regulated in response to oxygen): MKQGLQLRLSQQLAMTPQLQQAIRLLQLSTLELQQELQQALDSNPLLEQTDLHDEIDTQEMPESEAMDTREALEQKEMPDELPLDASWDEIYTAGTPSGTGTDYLDDELPVYQGETTQSLQDYLMWQVDLTPFSDTDAAIATSIVDAVDETGYLTVPLEDILESLGHDDVTLDEVEAVLKRIQRFDPVGVAARDLRDCLLIQLSQYAKETPWLAEARLIVSDHLDLLANHDFRTLMRVTRIKEDALKEAMCLIQSLDPRPGQSIQTGEPEYVIPDVLVRKHLTRWVVELNADSIPRLKINQQYAAMSGSTRNDSDSQFIRSNLQEAKWLIKSLESRNDTLLRVSRCIVEQQQAFFEHGEEHMKPMVLADIAQAVDMHESTISRVTTQKYLHSPRGIFELKYFFSSHVNTEGGGEASSTAIRALVKKLIAAENPAKPLSDSKLTSMLSDQGIMVARRTVAKYRESLSIPPSNQRKQLV, encoded by the coding sequence ATGAAGCAAGGTTTGCAATTACGGCTTAGCCAACAACTTGCTATGACGCCCCAGCTGCAGCAGGCCATCCGTCTGCTACAGCTCTCAACGTTAGAGCTTCAGCAAGAACTCCAGCAGGCACTGGACAGTAATCCATTGCTTGAGCAAACCGACCTGCATGATGAGATCGACACTCAGGAAATGCCTGAGAGCGAAGCAATGGATACCCGTGAAGCCCTCGAGCAGAAAGAGATGCCCGATGAGCTGCCGCTGGATGCCAGTTGGGATGAAATTTACACCGCCGGTACCCCTTCTGGAACGGGCACTGACTATCTGGACGACGAGCTGCCTGTCTACCAGGGCGAAACCACCCAATCACTGCAAGACTACCTGATGTGGCAGGTCGATTTGACGCCGTTTTCCGATACGGATGCCGCTATTGCGACCTCCATCGTTGATGCGGTCGATGAAACCGGATATCTCACCGTTCCACTGGAAGACATTCTGGAAAGCCTGGGCCACGACGATGTAACCCTTGACGAAGTGGAAGCCGTCCTCAAACGTATACAACGTTTTGATCCCGTTGGCGTTGCAGCGCGGGACTTGCGCGATTGCCTGCTGATTCAGCTTTCTCAATACGCTAAAGAGACGCCATGGCTGGCGGAAGCCCGGCTTATCGTGAGCGATCATTTAGATCTGCTGGCGAATCACGACTTCCGGACGCTCATGCGGGTCACCCGAATCAAAGAGGACGCCCTTAAAGAGGCCATGTGCCTTATCCAGTCCCTGGATCCCCGCCCAGGCCAGTCAATACAAACAGGTGAACCAGAGTACGTTATTCCTGACGTACTGGTGCGCAAACACCTGACGCGCTGGGTTGTGGAGCTTAACGCAGACAGCATTCCGCGCCTCAAAATCAACCAGCAGTATGCAGCCATGAGCGGTAGCACGCGCAATGACAGCGACTCGCAGTTCATCCGCAGTAACCTGCAGGAAGCGAAATGGTTGATTAAAAGTCTGGAAAGTCGCAATGATACGTTATTGCGCGTGAGCCGCTGCATTGTCGAACAGCAGCAGGCCTTCTTTGAGCACGGTGAAGAACACATGAAACCCATGGTGCTGGCCGATATTGCTCAGGCGGTGGACATGCATGAGTCGACTATCTCAAGGGTCACCACTCAGAAATATTTGCATAGCCCGCGCGGCATCTTTGAATTGAAATATTTCTTCTCCAGCCACGTCAATACCGAAGGCGGCGGTGAGGCCTCCTCCACGGCGATTCGGGCGCTGGTGAAGAAGTTAATTGCTGCGGAAAACCCAGCTAAACCGTTGAGCGACAGTAAGTTAACTTCCATGCTGTCAGATCAAGGTATTATGGTGGCACGCCGCACAGTTGCGAAGTACCGAGAGTCTTTATCCATTCCACCGTCAAACCAGCGTAAACAGCTGGTGTGA
- a CDS encoding ribosome hibernation promoting factor HPF (YhbH; resting ribosome-binding protein involved in ribosome stabilization and preservation in stationary phase; binds specifically 100S ribosomes (an inactive ribosome product of a 70S ribosome dimerization); seems to be involved in modulation of the sigma(54) (RpoN) activity for quorum sensing), which produces MQLNITGQNVEITEALREFLNSKFAKLEQYFERINQVYIVLKVEKVTHTADATLHVNGGELHASAEGQDMYAAIDGLIDKLARQLTKHKDKLKQH; this is translated from the coding sequence ATGCAGCTCAACATTACAGGACAAAACGTCGAGATCACTGAGGCACTGCGTGAATTTTTGAACTCGAAGTTTGCCAAACTGGAGCAGTACTTCGAAAGAATCAACCAGGTCTATATTGTATTAAAGGTGGAAAAAGTCACCCATACAGCGGATGCTACGCTGCATGTGAACGGTGGAGAACTGCATGCCAGCGCCGAAGGCCAGGACATGTATGCGGCGATTGACGGCCTGATTGATAAACTGGCCCGACAGTTAACGAAACACAAAGATAAACTAAAACAACACTGA
- a CDS encoding PTS system nitrogen regulatory protein IIA(Ntr) (involved in nitrogen metabolism; protein IIA is phosphorylated by enzyme I(Ntr)) has product MMNNDSALQLSNVLNQECTRSGVHCQSKKRALEIISELAAKQLGLPPQVVFEAVLTRERMGSTGIGNGIAIPHGKLEEDTLRAVGVFIQLDTPIAFDAIDNQPVDLLFALLVPADQTKTHLHTLSLVAKRLADKTICRRLRSASSDEELYQIITETEVDNDSENE; this is encoded by the coding sequence ATGATGAACAACGATTCCGCTCTACAACTGAGCAATGTCCTTAACCAGGAATGTACTCGCAGTGGCGTCCACTGCCAGAGTAAAAAACGCGCGCTGGAAATTATCAGCGAACTGGCAGCAAAACAGCTTGGCCTTCCGCCGCAGGTCGTTTTCGAGGCCGTTCTGACCCGTGAACGTATGGGCAGTACCGGTATAGGAAACGGCATCGCCATTCCCCACGGCAAGCTGGAGGAGGATACGCTCCGGGCCGTAGGTGTGTTTATCCAGTTGGATACGCCTATCGCTTTTGATGCCATCGACAATCAACCGGTCGACCTGTTATTTGCGCTCCTGGTGCCGGCTGACCAGACAAAAACCCACCTCCATACGCTTTCCCTGGTGGCCAAGCGTCTGGCGGATAAAACCATTTGCCGCAGACTGCGCTCAGCCAGCAGCGACGAAGAGCTTTACCAGATAATTACTGAAACAGAAGTCGATAACGACAGCGAAAACGAATAA
- a CDS encoding glmZ(sRNA)-inactivating NTPase (glucosamine-6-phosphate regulated; inactivates the glmS upregulator glmZ) produces MVLMIVSGRSGSGKSVALRALEDMGFYCVDNLPVVLLPELAKTLADRQISAAVSIDVRNMPESPEIFEHAMDSLPDAFSPQLLFLDADRNTLIRRYSDTRRLHPLSSKNLSLESAIDEESDLLEPLKSRADLIIDTSEMSVHELAEMLRTRLLGKRERELTMVFESFGFKHGIPIDADYVFDVRFLPNPHWDPKLRPMTGLDRPVAAFLDRHTEVHNFIYQTRSYLELWLPMLETNNRSYLTVAIGCTGGKHRSVYIAEQLADYFRSRGKNVQSRHRTLEKRKT; encoded by the coding sequence ATGGTGCTGATGATTGTCAGCGGCCGCTCAGGTTCAGGGAAGTCTGTAGCCTTGCGCGCACTGGAAGATATGGGATTCTACTGCGTGGATAACCTGCCGGTTGTCCTGTTGCCAGAGCTGGCAAAAACGCTTGCTGACCGGCAGATCTCTGCTGCCGTCAGCATCGACGTGCGCAACATGCCGGAGTCGCCGGAAATCTTCGAGCACGCAATGGACAGTTTGCCGGACGCTTTTTCTCCGCAGTTGCTGTTCCTTGATGCCGATCGTAATACGCTTATCCGCCGCTACAGCGATACGCGCCGTCTTCATCCGCTCTCCAGTAAAAATCTCTCTCTGGAAAGCGCCATTGACGAAGAGAGCGATCTCCTCGAACCGCTGAAATCCCGTGCAGACCTGATCATCGACACCTCAGAAATGTCGGTGCACGAACTGGCGGAGATGCTGCGTACTCGCCTGCTGGGCAAACGCGAACGCGAGCTAACGATGGTGTTCGAGTCTTTCGGTTTTAAGCATGGCATACCGATCGACGCCGATTATGTGTTCGACGTGCGTTTTCTTCCGAACCCGCACTGGGATCCTAAACTGCGTCCAATGACCGGTCTGGACCGCCCGGTTGCCGCCTTCCTGGACAGGCACACAGAAGTACACAATTTTATCTACCAGACCCGCAGCTATCTTGAGCTATGGTTACCGATGCTGGAAACCAACAACCGTAGCTACCTGACCGTGGCGATTGGCTGTACCGGCGGTAAACACCGTTCGGTTTATATTGCAGAACAACTGGCCGACTACTTCCGCTCACGCGGTAAGAACGTTCAGTCCCGTCACCGCACGCTGGAAAAACGTAAAACATGA
- a CDS encoding phosphohistidinoprotein-hexose phosphotransferase translates to MSVKQTVEITNKLGMHARPAMKLFELVQSFDAEVMLRNESGTEAEASSVIALLMLDSAKGGHIEIEVTGPEEEQALAAVIALFNAGFDED, encoded by the coding sequence ATGAGCGTAAAGCAGACCGTTGAAATCACCAACAAGCTGGGCATGCACGCCCGCCCGGCGATGAAACTGTTTGAGCTGGTACAAAGTTTTGACGCGGAAGTGATGCTGAGAAACGAATCAGGTACCGAAGCTGAAGCCAGCAGCGTTATTGCACTCCTGATGCTGGACTCCGCCAAAGGAGGCCACATAGAAATAGAAGTCACTGGCCCGGAAGAAGAGCAAGCACTGGCTGCCGTGATTGCTCTGTTCAATGCCGGGTTCGACGAAGACTAA
- a CDS encoding glycerate kinase, with the protein MKIVIAPDSFKESLSAMQVAEAIEQGFRAIYPNAEYIKLPMADGGEGTVESMVAATHGQIIPVTVTGPLGLPVEAFFGLTGDGETAIIEMAAASGLHLVQPEKRNPLLTGTFGTGELILAALDRGARKIIIGIGGSATNDGGAGMIQALGARLSDEQGNELCAGGAALAELSVIDVSQLDPRLSQCDILVACDVDNPLCGERGASAVFGPQKGATPEQVKQLDAALRHYGEQLERISGKDVITVAGTGAAGGMGASLFGLLNARLQPGVEIVTEALRLAEAVQGADLVVTGEGRIDSQTIYGKTPVGVARVAKRFHVPVIALAGGMTVDYGVVHQHGLDAVFSVLNRVQTLPEALEKAGENICVTARNVAAVWKIGRG; encoded by the coding sequence ATGAAAATTGTTATTGCCCCCGATTCTTTTAAAGAGAGCCTGAGCGCGATGCAGGTCGCCGAGGCCATTGAACAAGGATTTCGCGCGATTTACCCGAACGCAGAGTATATCAAGCTACCGATGGCCGACGGGGGAGAAGGGACCGTTGAATCAATGGTGGCCGCGACGCACGGACAAATCATCCCGGTAACGGTTACTGGCCCGCTGGGGCTGCCCGTTGAGGCTTTTTTTGGGCTAACGGGCGACGGTGAGACGGCCATCATTGAGATGGCGGCTGCTTCAGGGCTGCATCTGGTGCAGCCCGAAAAACGTAATCCGCTGCTGACCGGCACTTTTGGCACCGGGGAGCTTATCCTGGCTGCACTGGATCGGGGCGCGCGCAAAATCATTATTGGCATCGGCGGCAGCGCGACCAACGACGGTGGCGCCGGAATGATACAGGCTCTGGGGGCCAGATTGAGTGATGAGCAAGGCAATGAGCTTTGTGCTGGTGGTGCCGCCCTGGCTGAGCTTTCAGTGATTGATGTTAGCCAACTGGATCCTCGTCTGTCGCAGTGCGACATTCTGGTTGCCTGTGATGTGGACAACCCGCTGTGCGGTGAACGTGGCGCTTCAGCGGTCTTTGGGCCACAGAAAGGCGCGACGCCCGAACAGGTTAAACAGCTTGATGCCGCCCTGAGGCATTACGGTGAACAGCTGGAGCGCATCAGCGGTAAGGATGTGATTACTGTTGCCGGCACCGGGGCGGCAGGAGGCATGGGGGCATCTTTGTTTGGTTTGCTTAATGCCCGCCTGCAGCCCGGTGTGGAAATTGTCACCGAAGCTTTGCGTCTTGCCGAGGCTGTTCAGGGGGCGGATCTGGTTGTCACCGGGGAAGGGCGTATAGACAGCCAGACCATTTACGGCAAAACGCCGGTAGGCGTGGCGAGGGTGGCTAAGCGTTTTCATGTGCCGGTTATCGCGCTGGCAGGGGGAATGACGGTCGATTACGGCGTCGTGCATCAGCACGGGCTTGACGCTGTTTTCTCCGTACTTAATCGGGTTCAGACACTGCCGGAGGCGTTGGAAAAGGCCGGAGAGAATATTTGCGTGACGGCGCGTAACGTTGCCGCTGTATGGAAAATAGGGCGCGGTTAG
- a CDS encoding gluconate:proton symporter codes for MTTVSALGALVALVVSIVLILRKVPPAYGMIAGALAGGLVGGADLVQTLSLMITGAQGITNAVLRILGAGILAGVLIESGAANTIAETIVRKVGEKRALFALAVATMLLTAVGVFIDVAVITVSPIALAIAHRADISKMAILLAMIGGGKAGNVMSPNPNTIAAADAFHVPLTDLMMAGVVPGLFGLVLAYFLAKRLQHRGSKVAINELIAGEKEKALPAFGAAIAAPLVAICLLALRPIAGINIDPLVALPIGGLIGAIVMGQGRQANHFMVSGLARMSPVAIMLLGTGTLAGIIANSGLKDVLISGLTASGMSSYLLAPFSGALMSMATASTTAGTAVASAVFSSTLVDMGISALAGAAMIHAGATVLDHMPHGSFFHATGGSVNMQVHERLKLLPYETAVGLAIAFVSTLMFGVFNLAG; via the coding sequence ATGACCACGGTTTCGGCTCTGGGCGCCCTGGTGGCGCTGGTTGTTTCTATTGTTCTTATTTTGCGCAAGGTTCCTCCTGCCTACGGCATGATTGCCGGCGCTCTGGCTGGCGGGCTGGTCGGGGGTGCCGACTTAGTCCAGACGCTTTCGTTGATGATTACCGGGGCGCAGGGGATCACCAATGCGGTACTGCGTATCCTCGGGGCAGGCATACTGGCGGGGGTGCTGATTGAATCCGGGGCCGCCAATACAATTGCCGAAACCATTGTCCGTAAGGTGGGTGAAAAACGAGCGCTGTTCGCTCTGGCGGTGGCGACCATGCTGCTGACTGCCGTCGGCGTATTTATCGATGTGGCCGTGATCACCGTGTCACCTATTGCCCTCGCGATTGCTCACCGGGCCGATATTTCGAAAATGGCTATTCTGCTGGCGATGATTGGCGGCGGTAAGGCCGGTAATGTTATGTCGCCCAATCCTAATACGATTGCGGCGGCCGACGCTTTTCACGTTCCGCTCACAGATTTAATGATGGCCGGCGTGGTGCCGGGCCTGTTTGGCCTGGTGCTGGCCTACTTCCTGGCGAAACGATTGCAGCATCGGGGCTCCAAAGTTGCTATCAATGAACTGATTGCCGGGGAAAAAGAGAAGGCTTTGCCCGCATTTGGCGCGGCAATAGCGGCTCCGCTGGTGGCTATCTGCCTGCTTGCTCTTCGTCCTATCGCCGGCATCAATATCGATCCGCTGGTTGCCTTGCCGATAGGCGGCCTGATTGGGGCTATAGTGATGGGGCAGGGGCGGCAAGCAAACCATTTTATGGTGTCTGGACTGGCGCGCATGTCTCCGGTGGCAATTATGCTGCTGGGGACCGGGACGCTGGCCGGCATTATCGCCAACTCCGGGTTGAAGGATGTACTGATTAGCGGTTTAACGGCATCCGGCATGTCGTCCTACCTTCTGGCACCTTTTTCCGGGGCGCTGATGTCAATGGCTACGGCATCAACAACTGCCGGGACGGCGGTAGCTTCTGCGGTGTTTAGCTCAACGCTGGTCGATATGGGTATTTCTGCACTTGCCGGGGCGGCGATGATCCATGCCGGGGCGACGGTGCTCGATCATATGCCGCACGGCAGCTTTTTCCATGCCACAGGTGGCAGCGTTAATATGCAGGTGCATGAGCGCTTAAAGCTGCTTCCCTATGAAACCGCCGTTGGTTTGGCCATCGCTTTTGTTTCAACCCTGATGTTTGGCGTGTTTAATTTAGCGGGTTAA
- a CDS encoding XRE family transcriptional regulator, with protein sequence MMTSCLKEDTARQIVQRTMNIIDHSVNVMSEQGVIIASGDPRRLHQRHEGAVLALTENRTVIIDEASARRLKGVKPGINLPIVFRQKIVGVVGISGEPEKVQAYAELVKMAAELILEQAEMLEQNQWEKRYREQLAAQIISGQQRLVELRPMASGLGIDLELPRIALMINFPSQDVLRQRELLERLCSYDGQALVTPFGFEQIAMLLPLAGGRVEERQALLKKALRKLHSQLLEHFEVTLSVGGIFEGDDALRRSWLSAVALHEMALRQRIGRSIVYYQDLLLPVLLNGLSGTWQADEIGAAWKTLCEADTKGVLRRTLRCYFEQNCDLSQTTKLLHIHVNTLRYRLSRIESITSLDINKLDSVLQLFIGMQLSD encoded by the coding sequence ATGATGACCTCTTGCCTGAAAGAAGATACCGCCCGGCAAATTGTCCAGCGCACCATGAACATTATCGATCACTCGGTGAATGTGATGAGCGAACAGGGCGTGATTATTGCCTCCGGCGATCCTCGTCGTCTGCATCAGCGTCATGAAGGTGCTGTGCTGGCCCTGACGGAAAACCGTACCGTGATTATTGATGAAGCCTCTGCCCGGCGCCTTAAAGGGGTTAAACCCGGCATTAATCTGCCCATTGTCTTTCGCCAGAAGATTGTTGGTGTCGTGGGTATTTCCGGTGAGCCAGAGAAAGTGCAGGCTTACGCCGAACTGGTCAAAATGGCGGCCGAGCTGATTCTTGAGCAGGCGGAAATGCTTGAGCAAAATCAGTGGGAAAAGCGCTACCGGGAGCAACTCGCCGCCCAGATTATCTCCGGGCAGCAACGTTTGGTGGAACTGCGCCCGATGGCCAGCGGGCTTGGCATCGATCTTGAACTGCCCCGCATTGCGCTGATGATTAATTTTCCGTCTCAGGACGTTTTGCGCCAGCGGGAGTTGCTGGAGCGCCTCTGCAGTTACGACGGCCAGGCGCTCGTGACGCCCTTCGGCTTTGAACAAATCGCCATGCTACTGCCCCTGGCCGGAGGGCGAGTCGAGGAGCGGCAGGCATTGCTGAAAAAGGCGCTGCGTAAACTTCATTCTCAGCTGCTGGAGCATTTTGAGGTCACCCTTTCAGTCGGTGGTATCTTCGAGGGCGACGATGCGCTACGGCGCTCCTGGCTTAGTGCCGTCGCGCTGCATGAGATGGCCTTACGGCAAAGAATTGGTCGGTCGATTGTGTACTATCAGGATCTTTTATTGCCGGTACTTCTCAATGGGCTTTCCGGCACATGGCAGGCTGATGAAATCGGTGCGGCGTGGAAAACACTTTGTGAAGCTGACACAAAAGGCGTATTGCGCCGTACGCTGCGCTGCTATTTTGAACAGAATTGTGATCTGTCTCAAACGACAAAATTGCTGCATATCCACGTCAATACATTGCGCTACCGGCTAAGTAGAATAGAGTCGATAACGTCTTTAGATATTAATAAGTTAGATTCAGTTCTTCAGCTGTTTATTGGCATGCAGCTTAGTGACTGA
- the mtgA gene encoding peptidoglycan transglycosylase (glycosyltransferase; polymerizes glycan strands in the peptidoglycan), which yields MSKGRFAPWQWVKRWLLKAFLAVLAVWFMGILAFRFLPVPFSAVMVERQFSAWFSGNFGYVAHSDWVSMDDISPWMGLAVIASEDQKFPEHWGFDTDAIEKALAHNERNEKRVRGASTLSQQTAKNLFLWDGRSWLRKGLEAGLTVGLETAWSKRRILTVYLNIAEFGEGVFGVEEASRRYFNKPASRLTPAEAALLAAVLPNPIRFKANAPSGYIRQRQQWILRQMRQLGGESFLEQHNLN from the coding sequence ATGAGTAAAGGGCGTTTCGCGCCGTGGCAGTGGGTTAAGCGCTGGCTGCTGAAAGCTTTTCTGGCGGTTTTGGCCGTGTGGTTCATGGGCATCCTGGCTTTCCGCTTCCTCCCGGTGCCTTTTTCCGCGGTGATGGTAGAACGGCAGTTCAGCGCGTGGTTTAGCGGCAACTTCGGTTACGTTGCCCATTCTGACTGGGTTTCCATGGATGATATTTCGCCGTGGATGGGACTGGCGGTGATCGCCTCTGAGGATCAAAAGTTTCCGGAGCACTGGGGCTTTGATACCGATGCCATAGAAAAGGCGCTGGCCCACAATGAACGAAATGAAAAAAGGGTGCGAGGTGCCTCGACGCTTTCCCAACAAACCGCAAAGAATTTATTTCTGTGGGATGGGCGAAGCTGGCTACGTAAGGGGCTGGAAGCCGGCCTCACGGTGGGACTTGAAACGGCGTGGAGCAAGCGACGTATTCTGACTGTTTATCTCAATATTGCCGAATTTGGTGAAGGCGTTTTCGGCGTTGAAGAAGCCTCCCGTCGCTACTTCAACAAGCCAGCCAGCCGCCTGACGCCGGCCGAAGCCGCGCTGTTGGCTGCCGTCCTGCCTAACCCGATTCGTTTTAAAGCCAATGCGCCCTCAGGCTATATTCGCCAGCGCCAACAGTGGATTTTACGGCAAATGCGTCAGTTGGGCGGCGAATCTTTCCTTGAACAGCATAATTTGAATTAA
- a CDS encoding isoprenoid biosynthesis protein: protein MKKIGVVLSGCGVYDGSEIHEAVLTLLAISRAGAEAVCFAPDKPQSDVIDHLTGEPATETRGVLVEAARITRGNIQPLREALSENLDALIVPGGFGAAKNLSTFASQGADCEVDADLRRLARECHDQGKPLGFMCIAPAMLPKILDMPLRLTIGTDIDTAELLEAMGAEHIPCPVDDIVVDEEQKVVTTPAYMLAQNIAEAAVGIDKLVARVLELSA, encoded by the coding sequence ATGAAAAAAATAGGTGTAGTGCTGAGCGGCTGTGGGGTTTATGACGGCAGTGAGATTCATGAAGCCGTATTGACGCTGTTGGCCATTTCTCGCGCAGGGGCGGAAGCGGTTTGCTTCGCGCCGGATAAACCCCAGTCGGATGTGATCGATCATTTAACCGGTGAGCCTGCGACAGAGACGCGCGGCGTTCTGGTGGAAGCTGCGCGTATTACTCGCGGCAATATTCAACCTTTACGTGAAGCTTTGTCAGAAAACCTCGACGCATTGATCGTGCCTGGGGGGTTTGGCGCGGCGAAAAACCTAAGCACCTTTGCTTCACAGGGCGCTGATTGCGAGGTTGACGCCGATCTCCGTCGCCTGGCCCGGGAATGTCACGACCAGGGCAAGCCCCTCGGCTTTATGTGTATTGCCCCGGCGATGTTGCCAAAGATTCTGGATATGCCTCTGCGCCTGACCATCGGCACCGACATCGATACCGCTGAGCTGCTGGAAGCCATGGGGGCAGAGCACATCCCTTGCCCGGTAGACGATATCGTGGTGGATGAAGAACAGAAAGTTGTCACAACGCCTGCTTACATGCTGGCGCAAAACATCGCTGAAGCCGCCGTGGGGATCGACAAGCTGGTTGCCCGCGTGCTGGAACTGAGCGCATGA